A segment of the Anoplolepis gracilipes chromosome 14, ASM4749672v1, whole genome shotgun sequence genome:
ACGCCTAGCTCCTCATGCTAGTCTCGTCTTCCGAATTGCTTGGGGCACAGCATGAAGGAGATGCTGGGAGGCTGCTGCGTGTGTTCTGACGAGAGGGGTTGGACAGAGAATCCGCTGGTGTATTGCGATGGACAGGGTTGCACCGTTGCTGTACATCAAGGTATGAGGAAGTGCGAGAAGTTGGAGTATCTCCTCtgtcgattttatttttttttttaatgaaattattgtcTTCCAGCATGCTATGGCATTGTCACTGTGCCAACGGGACCTTGGTATTGCAGGAAATGCGAGTCGCAAGAACGTAGTGCTCGAGtggtgtgtattttttttgatGATAAACTATTGAAtactcaatatttaattattacgataGGATATAAATGTCTTTATATCAAGATGTATTATTTGGGATGTGATTTCTGCAGCGCTGTGAGTTATGTCCGAGTCGAGATGGAGCCCTTAAGAGAACAGACCAAGCTGGTTGGGCGCATGTTGTGTGCGCTCTTTATATCCCAGAAGTTCGATTTGGTAACGTGACTACAATGGAACCAATTATATTGCATCTTATTCCTTCGGAAAGATTTAGTaaggtatattttatttctacatgtAGTATTTCATTTCTACAGGTTTGACAGAAATAGaaatcattatttcattaagtttaatatcactttatatacaataaattatttcattcaatTATTTCAGACATGCTACATTTGCGAAGAACAAGGTAGAGGTAGCAGAGCAAATGTGGGAGCCTGCATGCAGTGTAACAAAACAGGCTGTAGACAACAATTTCATGTCACCTGTGCGCAAGCTCTGGGCTTGCTTTGCGAGGAAGCTGGCAATTATCTTGACAATGTCAAATATTGCGGATATTGCCAACATCATTATTCAAAATTGGTTAGTATTATTTGTAGAGTATTACGTTTTTTCCTGAGAGCTTGCCagctaataattaatgattaattttcagaaaaaaggTGGCAACGTAAAGACGATACCGCCGTACAAGCCGATACCCGCCGACAACGGTTCATCTGACTCGTCGCCAGAGAAGGAGGCGGAAACACCGATAAAATCATCAAGTGGCAAGCGGAAGAGCTTGAGTTCCAAATCCACTGCAAATTCTAAAAGTAAATCCAATGCTAGTCCCAGTTTAGAGATAAATGGTGTCACGGACGATAAGAGCGGTGGTAGTGGTCGTAATACGCCCAAAGATAACTCCACGAGTTCCAGCAAGTTTACGACATCCAACTTTGTCGAGACTATTGTCACGCAGTCGGAGAGCGTGTTTGGACACGACGGCACTGCCACCGTTACCACCGTCACTACGACAGCAGTCACTTCTGCGATGAAAACGAGCGGTGGTAATTCGAATGCGGTGCACAAGAGCATCGGCGGTCAGGGAAAGTCTAACTCGTCGACTTCCAATAAGACATCGAGCCATACTAGCAAAAAGAGGAAGACCGGAGCGCGTACGCCCACCGTGATAGGAAATGAAAATTCGAATCAGTCTGTCAGCTCGGAGACCAGCGGATCGGTCGTGGTGGCTGTTAGCACTGTCGTGCAACAGACTGTCCCGAGCAACAACGTGCAGCCAACGATTACCGAAGCCACAAGTTTAAGTACAACGACGGAACCGGAAAAATCGAAAAAGGTATAAAAccctttcatttttttaaattgtttgaatctttaaatttgaaagagttggagttatttaatttttattttaatccttttGTATTAatctcataataataaattatgttttaaaacttGCCGATAACTCTGATGCGAATACTAGAGTTTCGACGTTCAAGAATCAGAACACAtgacgtaaataaaattaataaattaaagataccAAATATAGTACGCTGTACTATATATCttgttaatttcattatttgtcTTATACAGACATCCACGTGCGCGTTAATAATTGTGTGATTCTCAAAAACACTAATAACTCGTATCAATTTGATGTTCCGTAATATTTtcatgcaatattaaaaatttgtggtTACCAGAGTTTCATTCTTAACTAAAACGTGAATAATTATCTAGAATAATTGTCTTTACAACAATAAGCTTAAAGAAATAgtctagtaaaaaaatatttttttgtaattttcttaaactattatatcttcagaatattcatatacatatagttacattaaaatttcagtgttaataattatgaaattttgaaGTAACGGAAGAATGAGTAGAAAAACTCTTTACAAAATCAGATTtagatatgtaaataataaaaaaagtaggtGAACATTTATTGCTATTGGTTCCTAATATCTAGGTCAGATctctgttaaatatttttggtgctgtcaaatttttttataatagtaatacatAAAGAAAACGTTCTGATCATACTGTTTCACGACACATCAGTGTTAGgcttcttaaatttttattagttttatttattttaatcatgcatttaatttttatgtctacgtttttaattagtatatataaagtaaccGAGATATTCAAAAAACTCCTGGAAAATTTGGTAAGTACTGTAAAgaatgttttaatttcaaacctagaaatgtaaaaattttttcatttataatattcggCATtggaaagaattattttaacaaaaagattGGAGCGTTCcatcaagaaatatttagaGCTATTTAgatcaaatttcaattaacTTAATCGATGAGAAATTTATCAGTAATacttttagtatattttaatgataagaattattaatttttgttgtttgacacatgaaaagaaagataaattagagccagtattatatttcagtttgaaattttataccaTAGTTCAATTAATCGTCGATTAAAAGtcaatggaaaaattttatcgaacctcttgaattttaattatctatgaaaaatttgaactaataaaaatatatagaatatatatttcgtaacgtattatttattgcattctTCGATTTCGCAGATGAAAGTGGAGAGTCCGATTCAATCGTCGTCGAGTACACCGGTTGCTACAGAGGCAACCACCACACCTGTGATAATGACAGTGACACAGTCCCAGGCCTCCTCGGTCGTCACCCAGTCGCCGACGACTACGTCGAACAGCATCGTCGTCTCCGTACCGTTGACCGCCACCTCGCTCGCCAACACGGTCCAGAGCGTGGTGACGAGCGCGCCGACGATATATCAGCAGTTGCAGCAGAGTATAATCACCACGGCCGCTAATACGGAGCCGCGATCCAGCGCGATGGTGACCACCGAGAGGTTTACTGCCGAGGAAGTTCCAGTGAAACGATCTCGGTAAGTTTTCGCTATCGAAacacgatttaaaaaattaagaaaattattttaccatCGAAAATTCCTGACGGCTTTAAATTATGACAGGTACGTTTGAAATGTGACTAAAATGCATAATTGGCAATGTAAATACATGTGGTACTTTATTATGAAATTCAGTTATATAAGTGAAAACTTTCGgggaagaaattatatttatatctaatttttttttaatttacatttaattaaattagaatatatatgagaaaaatagcaaaaaagaCCTATCTTTATTactctattaataaattataattataattttaattataactgttataattattgttccaTTGAGATGTaagatgtattattaaattaatttttgacaatgtGTGCATCTGGTGATgtttgcaagaaaaatatatgttacaatataATGCCATGAAGTGCATCGAGTTGCAAGTGCAAGTTGGAGGCGCATTCAACTTCAGGCGAGTGTCGTGGATCGTTTTCAAAATGGCGGGTGCGACTGGTAAACAAGGTGGCTGGTTCTAACCTCTTCCCAAACGCCAGAGACTCGAGCGATTCGGGTTTTGCGAAAATTCCGTCTGGTCGGGTTAAAAAACGCGCGGGGAGGAAGCGCGTCTTGGGAATTGGAGTGCCGGAACGCAAGCTCGAACTTGATCGTTGATCGAGAGTGCTATGAAGAATGGAGTGTGTTTATAACAGTAGTCTACCTATGTATTGAGCACAATAGTTCACTCGAGGTCATTCGGCGCGCGCTGCATAATAATTGCATCGCTGGAACAGTTGCGTTACAATAATCGCGGGTCGTCTCGTAACTTTGGCCCGACCGAGGGGAGGAGAGACGCCGCGGGCTGTGTTGAACATTCTCGTGACTCTGTTAACGTGCAATCTCGAATTGTGGCGAATAAGATATATCAAGGTTATGTTTGTTTTCGCTTCGGCGAGGTGCCTCAAAGGCAACGAACGACGAAAAGGTGTAACGTGAAATTGTAAATGTCACTCCACCGTGGTATTCCACCTCAGTGTGCGTTTTTACtgtttattattgtgtaattgAACACGACAATttgtttaagaattttatcattttacaatttctaatcgtacgttaaaaattattaaaaacttgatTATCGCGCGctgttaatattaatcattgatATTAATTGTGTAAAATGTGTGGGTATAAAGTGATTAACAGTTTCTATCTTAAAGGAAAACTTATATGAATCTAGCATTGTAACTCTTTGTAGCAATCTCGGGGTAATCGTTTGAAATGAATTTTACTTTTCAGTTCCCAATCATCAGATAAGCAAGAGAAATCTCGCAAACCAAAACGTGGTTCATCCAATAGTCAAGCATCACTGCCGCAATCTCAGACGGTCTCGTCAGTTGTAACTTCCGTATCCAGCACTGCAGTTGTGGCGACGTCCAAGAGAGGCGCGAGAAACAATCATCAAACCCCTCCACCGGCCGTCACAGTGGCTCCTGTAGTCACAGTGCCATCGATAATTCAGGGCCCCACAACCACCATTGGACACTTTAGCAGTGTAAGTGGCACAGGCCCTATAAACATTATGGGGCCGACAGTCAAGGAGTCACCGCCTAGCAGTCCCGGATCGGAAAGTATGAGCAGTAGTACCAGTAAACGAAAGAGGAAAGCTGCTGCATCCACACCTATTCCATCTGCATCAACTACACCGACCGCTCTTACTACAATAAAGGAAGAGAATAACGTAAAATTGTAAGATTTGCAAACATCTAAAGAAACCTATCAATCGAACAAATGTAGGATataactgaaatattttttttttccttttttttgtttttcttttagatttcAAAATGGAGTCAGTGCACCGCATATGCTGGGGAATCAGTTGAATCCTACTTCAACAATGGCGCAAAAGATGTCGGATACACTTTCGCAAGAACTCGAGGCCCATTCTATTTTTACAGAAGCGAGTAACTCCAGTACAAACTTGGTAGGACCGCAGCTGCACAGTCGAGTGATTGCATCTGTACGTgatcgaaaattattatcaaatttaaggcaacatataaatttattacacgtaCTATAGCATATTCGATGTTGCCGAGCAGATACGATCTAGCCAATCAATGGGTGGACAGCCCACTTCATTTAGCTCGGTTTTCTCCACGAGTGGCAATAGTGCGAATCCTACAACCAGTACTAGTGGGGCTCTGAGTGGAGGAAATATTCCGCAAACACTGGATCAGCTTCTAGAAAGACAATGGGAACAAGGAAGTCAATTTCTAATGGAGCAAGCTCAGCATTTTGACAGTGAGTGCATAACGAAGAAAAATTCGTTTACAATTGCATGGGGAGCAGATTTCgcgctttttattttatacaaaaaaactaCAGAGAAACCTGCATGACAtgcttttcattatattttcgtcttgtaacaaaattcttttcttttttttatgttctaattattattgtttttttttttttttttttttttttttaatatttttgacgcGCGTGTTTTGgtcttttaacataaaataaaccCTACACTTAAGTAGAATAAAACCGCAACATATTATTGAAATCTGTTGCAGTTGCATCCCTGCTTTCCTGCCTACATCAATTGAGAGCTGAGAATCTTAGGCTAGAGGAACATGTAAATAATCTCCTGCAAAGGAGAGATCATTTATTGGCTGTGAATGCTAGACTCGCTATTCCGTTGACATCTCAGCCTAGTTCACATCCAGGTTAGTTAGATTAGTTATTTCatgatatcttttatatttcatttatatgaaacatttattatacatcttaatttattttcagtgAATAATATACATCCTACGGTAAATCCATCTCATCCTGTCTCGCACTCGGAAGTGCCACCCGGCGCTCCAGCCCCAGTACCTAGATCCAGTCGTGAATCACGAGTAAACAATACGTACATGCCTCACTCCAGTTCCAGCGGTCATCCGACGACGATGGAAAACGGTTTGCCACCCAATTCCTCTCCTCCCGTGGCGGGTTCTCTCTCTCAGTATCAACATCGTGGATCACTGGTTGCGCCACAACCAAGTCCGACAATCAGGTAATGCGTTGGTTCTCTTCGCGCGATATCGTTTATAATTCAGATTCAAGTTTACTTCTCAATGAAACAGGCACAGTCCAGCCGGTGGATACCTTCAAAGTCAACCGAGTAATATAGTATCGCCAGCACCGGCGAATACTTCCGTGGTGCGTAATTCGTCTGTCACACCAGATCCATTACGCGGAATGCCGAGgtaataaatagtattttgATTTTCATTTTGGTTATCTTTGTTGTTACaaacttatttctttttatatataatgtttattattaatcacatttttattagatcGGCGTCACAGCCATCGAGCAATTACATGCCGTCGATGTATCAGCCCACCATATCCAATCTCACCGGCAATCAAGTCGGCAGTGTTCACAATCTTCATCCACACGGACCTTCGCCGACCAGCCACGGGCCACCGGGTAAACCCAGCTGAAGGTAGATACAAACATAATGTGGCAGccgtatattttaattattaaaacgagATTCTCGTTGTACGCCATTGTTGAATGTCGAAGCGAATCTCATTGCAAGAGAGACCTAACTGCACTTCTTTGTGAGATATTGACTgatctacattttttatgccACGCTTATCGGTAATCGTTTTCTTACTTGATAACGTCACTCTAGTGATGTTGATTGCAATTTACAATGTACAGacatacatttctttatatctttccACGAGATAtcctaaaatttatatatccaaTGACACTCACATACGTGCACTGTACAAAGTCAATCTTTGCACATATTCGATAAAGATTTTATGGTGGATCTCATTAAAAAGTAATG
Coding sequences within it:
- the Alh gene encoding uncharacterized protein Alh, with translation MKEMLGGCCVCSDERGWTENPLVYCDGQGCTVAVHQACYGIVTVPTGPWYCRKCESQERSARVRCELCPSRDGALKRTDQAGWAHVVCALYIPEVRFGNVTTMEPIILHLIPSERFSKTCYICEEQGRGSRANVGACMQCNKTGCRQQFHVTCAQALGLLCEEAGNYLDNVKYCGYCQHHYSKLKKGGNVKTIPPYKPIPADNGSSDSSPEKEAETPIKSSSGKRKSLSSKSTANSKSKSNASPSLEINGVTDDKSGGSGRNTPKDNSTSSSKFTTSNFVETIVTQSESVFGHDGTATVTTVTTTAVTSAMKTSGGNSNAVHKSIGGQGKSNSSTSNKTSSHTSKKRKTGARTPTVIGNENSNQSVSSETSGSVVVAVSTVVQQTVPSNNVQPTITEATSLSTTTEPEKSKKMKVESPIQSSSSTPVATEATTTPVIMTVTQSQASSVVTQSPTTTSNSIVVSVPLTATSLANTVQSVVTSAPTIYQQLQQSIITTAANTEPRSSAMVTTERFTAEEVPVKRSRSQSSDKQEKSRKPKRGSSNSQASLPQSQTVSSVVTSVSSTAVVATSKRGARNNHQTPPPAVTVAPVVTVPSIIQGPTTTIGHFSSVSGTGPINIMGPTVKESPPSSPGSESMSSSTSKRKRKAAASTPIPSASTTPTALTTIKEENNVKLFQNGVSAPHMLGNQLNPTSTMAQKMSDTLSQELEAHSIFTEASNSSTNLVGPQLHSRVIASIRSSQSMGGQPTSFSSVFSTSGNSANPTTSTSGALSGGNIPQTLDQLLERQWEQGSQFLMEQAQHFDIASLLSCLHQLRAENLRLEEHVNNLLQRRDHLLAVNARLAIPLTSQPSSHPVNNIHPTVNPSHPVSHSEVPPGAPAPVPRSSRESRVNNTYMPHSSSSGHPTTMENGLPPNSSPPVAGSLSQYQHRGSLVAPQPSPTIRHSPAGGYLQSQPSNIVSPAPANTSVVRNSSVTPDPLRGMPRSASQPSSNYMPSMYQPTISNLTGNQVGSVHNLHPHGPSPTSHGPPGKPS